One window of Methanothermobacter thermautotrophicus genomic DNA carries:
- the mvhG gene encoding F420-non-reducing hydrogenase subunit MvhG codes for MAEKIKIGTMWLGGCSGCHLSIADFHEKLLDVMEHADFEFSPVLMDTKYDEIPELDVVIIEGGIVNDENREFAEELREKAKFVISYGTCAVYGGIPGLRNLWDKDEVIEEAYINSITTPNEEGVIPSEEVPHLEGRVKPLGEVIDVDFEVPGCPPRSDVAAEVVMALLTGEEIELPETNLCEVCPREKPPEGLAMDFIKRQFEVGKPEDDLCLIPQGLICMGPATVSICGAECPSIAIPCRGCYGPTARVEDQGAKMISAIASDYKVEEDKTVDPEEVAEQLDDIVGTFYTFTLPAALIPMKIKKEGK; via the coding sequence ATGGCTGAAAAGATAAAAATAGGAACAATGTGGCTTGGAGGATGCTCCGGCTGCCACCTGTCCATTGCAGACTTCCATGAAAAGCTTCTCGACGTTATGGAACACGCGGACTTTGAATTCAGCCCTGTTTTAATGGACACAAAGTACGATGAAATCCCTGAACTCGATGTCGTCATCATCGAGGGCGGAATCGTCAACGATGAAAACAGGGAATTTGCCGAGGAACTCAGGGAAAAGGCCAAGTTCGTCATAAGTTACGGTACATGCGCAGTTTACGGAGGCATACCCGGTCTCAGGAACCTCTGGGACAAGGATGAAGTTATTGAGGAGGCCTACATAAACTCAATCACAACACCCAACGAGGAGGGCGTGATCCCATCTGAAGAGGTGCCACACCTTGAGGGAAGGGTTAAACCACTGGGTGAAGTCATAGATGTTGACTTTGAAGTTCCAGGATGCCCACCAAGGTCAGATGTTGCCGCGGAAGTGGTAATGGCACTTCTAACAGGTGAAGAAATAGAACTCCCAGAAACAAACCTCTGCGAAGTCTGTCCAAGGGAAAAACCACCAGAAGGCCTTGCAATGGACTTCATAAAGAGACAGTTCGAGGTTGGAAAACCAGAAGACGATCTCTGTCTCATACCACAGGGACTCATATGCATGGGCCCTGCAACAGTCTCCATCTGCGGTGCCGAATGCCCAAGCATAGCCATACCCTGCCGTGGCTGTTACGGTCCAACAGCACGTGTCGAGGACCAGGGCGCAAAGATGATAAGTGCTATTGCCTCTGACTACAAGGTCGAAGAGGACAAAACCGTCGACCCTGAGGAAGTGGCTGAACAGCTGGACGACATTGTTGGAACATTCTACACCTTCACACTTCCAGCAGCACTCATACCAATGAAAATAAAGAAGGAGGGTAAATAG
- a CDS encoding hydrogenase iron-sulfur subunit, with amino-acid sequence MAEDDIKIVMFCCNWCSYGGADTAGTARMQYPTNIRVIRVMCSGRIEPQFVLKAFREGADGVLVTGCHHGDCHYDAGNYKLDRRMRLIYKLADELGIGRERIHHDWISASEGEKFAETVKMMVNRIKDLGPSPIKKQLAEA; translated from the coding sequence ATGGCTGAAGATGACATAAAAATTGTGATGTTCTGTTGTAACTGGTGTTCCTACGGTGGAGCCGACACTGCGGGAACAGCAAGGATGCAGTACCCTACAAACATTAGGGTTATCCGTGTGATGTGCTCCGGAAGGATAGAACCACAGTTCGTTCTCAAGGCATTCAGGGAAGGCGCCGACGGTGTCCTTGTAACCGGATGCCACCATGGTGACTGCCACTACGACGCAGGAAACTACAAGCTTGACAGGAGAATGAGGCTGATCTACAAACTGGCAGATGAGCTTGGAATTGGCAGGGAAAGAATCCACCACGACTGGATATCAGCATCAGAGGGTGAAAAATTCGCTGAAACAGTTAAGATGATGGTTAACAGGATAAAGGACCTTGGCCCATCACCAATCAAAAAACAGCTAGCTGAAGCATAA
- a CDS encoding hydrogenase iron-sulfur subunit, producing the protein MSFEPKIVGFCCNWCSYGGADTAGTARMQYPPNVRIIRVMCSGRVNASMILKAFRDGADGVFVGGCHIGDCHYDSGNYKWKRRAQFIEDILPEFGIEKERFRWEWISASEGEKFQRTMKEFHETVKSLGPLRRAGK; encoded by the coding sequence ATGAGTTTCGAGCCAAAGATAGTGGGATTCTGTTGTAACTGGTGCTCCTATGGTGGAGCCGACACTGCGGGAACAGCAAGGATGCAGTACCCTCCAAACGTCAGAATAATAAGGGTGATGTGCTCCGGTCGTGTCAATGCCTCCATGATACTTAAGGCCTTCCGTGATGGTGCAGACGGAGTCTTTGTTGGCGGGTGCCACATAGGGGACTGCCACTATGATTCTGGAAACTACAAGTGGAAGAGGAGGGCCCAGTTCATAGAGGATATACTGCCAGAGTTTGGCATTGAGAAGGAGAGATTCAGGTGGGAGTGGATATCGGCATCAGAGGGTGAGAAGTTCCAGAGGACAATGAAGGAATTCCATGAGACAGTGAAGTCACTGGGGCCACTCAGAAGGGCAGGGAAGTAG
- a CDS encoding formate dehydrogenase — protein MMVKHTICPSCSAGCGVNIIEVDGSPAGTYPYRRHIINEGKTCRRGRECYEIPVKDRITSPAVKKSGNLKGADWDEALDGLTEMISSPETAILTTGTLTDEEAAKLKRIIERFDVKKYGLITVFPEFDYPEIDVRKIRNYGNIAVIGDVMNCAPLLARRIFQAMDGGAEVRSYDRREITRTAMNSSSHRTFSDNSDLLDKLRKFPADLIMITAEIPDVIDDVLEASAETGAEVLPVFEDFNTRGVMQHIPPIRDHEEIESLWLIDPGAAAEPLDVKGSFALQSIKTSGAVPDIFLATAAWCEKRGSYTSATGHTVKLEPALPEPEGVLADGEIFDRILERLGD, from the coding sequence ATGATGGTGAAACACACCATATGCCCCTCCTGCAGCGCAGGATGTGGGGTGAACATTATAGAAGTGGATGGATCCCCGGCAGGGACCTACCCCTACAGGAGACACATCATAAACGAGGGAAAGACATGCAGAAGGGGAAGGGAATGCTATGAGATTCCAGTAAAGGATAGAATAACATCCCCTGCAGTTAAAAAATCAGGAAACCTTAAGGGTGCAGACTGGGATGAGGCCCTTGATGGACTCACAGAGATGATCTCCTCACCGGAGACAGCCATACTCACAACAGGCACCCTGACAGATGAGGAGGCAGCTAAACTCAAAAGGATCATAGAAAGATTTGATGTAAAAAAATACGGTCTTATAACCGTATTTCCAGAATTCGATTATCCAGAAATAGATGTGAGGAAAATAAGGAACTATGGTAATATTGCAGTCATTGGTGACGTAATGAACTGCGCACCCCTCCTCGCAAGGAGGATATTCCAGGCCATGGATGGTGGTGCAGAGGTCCGATCGTACGATAGGAGGGAGATAACAAGGACGGCCATGAACTCCAGCTCCCACCGGACCTTTTCAGATAATTCAGATCTTCTAGATAAACTCAGGAAGTTTCCAGCAGATCTCATAATGATTACAGCTGAAATCCCGGATGTGATAGACGATGTCCTGGAGGCCTCAGCTGAAACAGGGGCTGAGGTTCTGCCAGTATTTGAGGATTTCAACACCAGGGGTGTGATGCAGCACATACCACCCATCCGTGACCATGAAGAAATTGAATCCCTGTGGCTCATTGACCCGGGTGCAGCCGCAGAACCCCTGGATGTTAAGGGATCATTCGCCCTCCAGTCAATAAAAACTTCAGGTGCAGTTCCTGACATCTTCCTTGCAACCGCTGCCTGGTGCGAAAAGCGTGGATCGTACACCAGTGCAACAGGACATACTGTAAAACTGGAACCTGCACTACCGGAACCTGAGGGGGTTCTCGCAGACGGTGAAATATTTGACAGAATACTCGAGAGGCTGGGTGATTGA
- the mvhA gene encoding F420-non-reducing hydrogenase subunit MvhA, with amino-acid sequence MVKLTMEPVTRIEGHAKITVHLDDEGNVEDTRLHVMEFRGFEKFLQGRPIEEAPRIVPRICGICDVQHHLAAAKAVDACFGFEPEDVLPAAYKMREIMNWGSYMHSHGLHFYFLAAPDFIAGKDRKTRNVFQIIKDAPDIALQAIELRKNSLELVRATGGRPIHPTSSTPGGISTELDDETQKDLLKKAQRNIELAEATLELAIPIFEENIDLVNSLGNIETYHTGLVKDGVWDVYDGVVRIKDKEGNMFREFKPADYADTIAEHVKPYSWLKFPYIKDLGYPDGVYRVSPLSRLNVADKMPDAAPKAQDYFKEFRENFGYAQQTLLYHWARLIEILACAECAADALEGDLSGEKFPDSLERQAGDGVGIVEAPRGTLTHHYTCDENGLITRANIVVATIQNNPAMEMGIQKVAQDYIKPGVEVDDKIFNLMEMVIRAYDPCLSCATHTIDSQMRLATLEVYDSEGDLVKRI; translated from the coding sequence ATGGTTAAACTCACAATGGAACCTGTGACCCGTATAGAAGGTCACGCCAAGATTACCGTACACCTCGATGATGAAGGTAATGTTGAAGACACAAGGCTCCATGTAATGGAGTTCCGTGGGTTCGAGAAGTTTCTCCAGGGAAGACCAATAGAGGAAGCACCAAGGATAGTTCCAAGGATCTGCGGTATCTGTGACGTGCAGCACCACCTGGCAGCAGCCAAGGCTGTTGACGCATGCTTCGGTTTTGAACCAGAGGATGTCCTTCCTGCAGCCTACAAGATGAGGGAGATCATGAACTGGGGTTCATACATGCACTCCCATGGTCTGCACTTCTACTTCCTGGCAGCCCCTGACTTCATAGCAGGTAAGGACAGAAAGACAAGGAACGTCTTCCAGATTATAAAGGATGCCCCTGATATCGCTCTTCAGGCCATAGAACTGCGTAAAAACTCCCTTGAACTGGTAAGGGCCACCGGTGGAAGGCCTATCCACCCAACATCATCAACACCAGGAGGTATCTCAACAGAACTCGACGATGAAACACAGAAGGACCTCCTCAAGAAGGCCCAGAGGAACATTGAACTGGCAGAGGCCACCCTCGAACTCGCAATCCCCATCTTCGAGGAAAACATTGACCTCGTGAACTCACTGGGTAACATTGAAACCTACCACACAGGTCTTGTGAAGGACGGTGTCTGGGACGTTTATGATGGTGTGGTGAGGATAAAGGACAAGGAAGGAAACATGTTCAGGGAATTCAAACCTGCGGACTACGCTGACACAATCGCTGAACATGTTAAGCCCTACTCATGGCTCAAGTTCCCATACATAAAGGACCTGGGATACCCGGACGGCGTATACCGTGTTTCACCACTCTCCAGGCTCAACGTTGCAGACAAGATGCCTGATGCAGCTCCAAAGGCACAGGACTACTTCAAGGAATTCAGGGAAAACTTCGGATACGCACAGCAGACACTGCTCTACCACTGGGCAAGGCTCATAGAAATCCTTGCGTGTGCTGAATGCGCAGCCGATGCACTTGAAGGAGACCTATCAGGAGAGAAGTTCCCTGATTCACTTGAAAGGCAGGCTGGAGACGGTGTGGGTATAGTTGAGGCACCAAGGGGAACACTCACACACCACTACACCTGTGATGAAAACGGCCTCATCACCAGGGCAAACATAGTGGTTGCAACAATCCAGAACAACCCTGCCATGGAGATGGGTATCCAGAAGGTTGCCCAGGACTACATCAAACCTGGCGTTGAAGTGGATGATAAGATATTCAACCTCATGGAGATGGTTATAAGGGCATACGACCCATGTCTCTCCTGCGCAACACACACCATTGACAGTCAGATGAGACTTGCCACCTTGGAAGTATACGACAGTGAAGGCGACCTTGTAAAAAGGATCTGA
- the hmdC gene encoding 5,10-methenyltetrahydromethanopterin hydrogenase cofactor biosynthesis protein HmdC yields MHELIREAVNDPGMAWEIMKMDRDVTEVVDAVSDLSRDDKIKLGATFKRFPLGCDLTELIVGTCASDLEKIDLMGNCMLSDTIGATIHVCAYAFADIAESYGMRPVELMREVRETTEVPLDLDHFGRYGPMRFPRSITGCGGQCYLEGPPFEGCPRERIHARLLDREREGLPDRDEWVELSSSVAVNLTPVQGAETHAAPLEEAEEVLKLARKHGKGVEAIMFVGDGYDDLISGFEAGLEMGVDVFVIEGGPFNLAGDRLDAFAGAVAAARILTPGKIVATNGAYEDECRVGLRAGLNAIITGFPKNHHGYMCGYSPGTARRGRFGLPRVMKIMREEVEPGLTPVPIQKAQLEALAAAVKVSGTENVYPRTLGYTYVGDAHWACLPSTPIYERVEVKRDVNALVKMAEDGDIHGKVAIFGARFVSWVIADKLDGLVDEFVIVDRDPWVEQVTVDNLRSELRTDVHPGNSDDEGAYSSADSSIVSTTIPQISAKISGKFRDAVTLV; encoded by the coding sequence ATGCACGAATTAATCAGGGAAGCTGTGAATGATCCAGGGATGGCCTGGGAAATCATGAAAATGGACAGGGATGTTACAGAGGTCGTGGATGCTGTTTCTGACCTATCCAGGGACGATAAGATTAAACTTGGAGCCACCTTCAAGAGGTTCCCCCTGGGCTGTGACCTCACAGAGCTCATTGTGGGTACCTGTGCCTCTGACCTTGAAAAGATTGACCTCATGGGAAACTGCATGCTCTCTGACACCATAGGGGCAACCATACATGTATGCGCCTATGCATTTGCAGATATAGCTGAGAGCTATGGTATGAGACCCGTGGAACTCATGAGGGAGGTGAGGGAAACAACGGAGGTCCCCCTTGACCTTGACCACTTCGGAAGATACGGGCCAATGAGGTTTCCAAGATCCATAACAGGGTGCGGCGGCCAGTGCTACCTCGAGGGGCCACCCTTCGAGGGCTGTCCAAGGGAGAGAATACATGCAAGGCTCCTTGACAGGGAAAGGGAGGGCCTACCTGACAGGGATGAATGGGTTGAACTCTCTTCATCTGTTGCAGTTAACCTGACACCTGTACAGGGGGCTGAAACCCACGCAGCACCCCTTGAGGAGGCTGAGGAAGTCCTGAAACTTGCCAGAAAACATGGGAAGGGCGTTGAGGCCATAATGTTTGTCGGTGATGGATACGATGACCTCATATCAGGCTTTGAGGCAGGACTTGAGATGGGCGTCGATGTCTTTGTGATTGAGGGGGGCCCCTTTAACCTTGCAGGGGACAGGCTTGATGCCTTTGCAGGTGCAGTTGCAGCGGCAAGGATACTCACCCCTGGAAAGATAGTTGCAACAAATGGAGCATACGAGGATGAGTGCCGCGTAGGCCTCAGGGCGGGCCTCAATGCAATCATAACAGGATTCCCCAAGAACCATCATGGTTACATGTGTGGATACAGTCCGGGCACAGCCAGGAGGGGTAGATTCGGTCTTCCAAGGGTCATGAAGATAATGAGGGAGGAGGTTGAACCTGGCCTCACACCGGTACCCATACAGAAGGCCCAGCTGGAGGCCCTGGCAGCGGCTGTTAAGGTTTCAGGAACAGAAAACGTCTATCCACGGACCCTGGGTTACACCTACGTTGGCGACGCCCACTGGGCATGCCTTCCATCAACACCCATCTATGAGCGGGTGGAGGTGAAGCGGGATGTGAATGCACTTGTTAAAATGGCTGAGGATGGTGATATCCATGGGAAGGTGGCCATATTCGGTGCAAGGTTCGTATCATGGGTTATTGCAGATAAACTTGACGGCCTGGTGGATGAATTCGTCATTGTGGACAGGGACCCATGGGTTGAGCAGGTAACGGTTGATAATCTGAGATCAGAGCTCAGGACAGATGTTCACCCGGGAAACTCTGATGATGAGGGGGCCTACAGTTCGGCTGATTCATCGATAGTGTCCACCACCATCCCCCAGATATCTGCAAAAATTTCCGGAAAATTCAGGGACGCGGTGACGCTGGTGTAG
- a CDS encoding DUF3236 domain-containing protein translates to MLEDIIGKAYLESAEDRRHGDRSEEVEAIREYIMSARKTVVPNWNAEKVEAINDVLRSFNLREAEHLQFNTNWADLTRMPAVTKALMALDISGADLVIARGRLGVPGSGSLLVIMDSRGRLLSAAMSPPHVIHGMDVRDAVKSEITHALERIGFER, encoded by the coding sequence ATGCTTGAAGACATCATAGGGAAGGCCTACCTTGAATCTGCAGAGGACAGACGTCACGGAGACAGGTCTGAGGAGGTTGAGGCCATAAGGGAATACATAATGAGCGCCAGAAAGACAGTGGTGCCCAACTGGAATGCTGAGAAGGTCGAGGCCATAAACGATGTCCTTAGAAGTTTCAATCTGCGGGAAGCTGAACACCTCCAGTTCAACACCAACTGGGCAGACCTCACCAGGATGCCCGCAGTCACAAAGGCCCTCATGGCGCTGGATATCTCAGGTGCCGACCTAGTAATTGCCAGGGGGAGGCTGGGTGTTCCTGGTTCAGGGTCCCTCCTCGTTATCATGGACTCCAGGGGACGCCTGCTATCTGCAGCCATGTCCCCCCCGCATGTAATCCACGGCATGGACGTAAGAGATGCTGTGAAGTCAGAGATTACCCATGCACTTGAGAGAATAGGATTTGAAAGATAA
- the hmd gene encoding 5,10-methenyltetrahydromethanopterin hydrogenase gives MKLAILGAGCYRTHAASGITNFSRACEVAEMVGKPEIAMTHSTITMGAELKELAGVDEVVVADPVFDNQFTVIDDFAYEDVMEAHKEDPEKIMPQIREKVNEVAKELPKPPEGAIHFTHPEDLGFEITTDDREAVADADFIMTWFPKGDMQPGIIDKFIDDIKPGAIVTHACTIPTTKFYKIFEEKHGDLVTKPETLNVTSYHPGAVPEMKGQVYIAEGYASEEAINTLFELGQKARGNAYRLPAELLGPVCDMCSALTAITYAGILSYRDSVTQVLGAPAGFAQMMAKESLEQITALMEKVGIDKMEEHLDPGALLGTADSMNFGASADILPTVFEILEKRKK, from the coding sequence ATGAAACTTGCAATACTAGGTGCAGGATGTTACAGGACCCATGCGGCCAGTGGAATAACAAACTTTTCCAGGGCCTGCGAGGTCGCTGAAATGGTTGGAAAACCAGAGATAGCCATGACCCATTCCACAATAACAATGGGTGCAGAGCTAAAAGAACTTGCAGGTGTGGACGAAGTCGTTGTTGCAGACCCTGTATTCGACAACCAGTTCACAGTTATAGACGACTTCGCCTACGAGGATGTCATGGAAGCCCACAAGGAGGACCCTGAAAAGATAATGCCACAGATCAGGGAAAAGGTCAACGAAGTCGCAAAGGAACTTCCAAAACCACCAGAAGGTGCAATACACTTTACACACCCTGAAGACCTTGGATTTGAGATAACAACCGATGACAGGGAAGCTGTTGCAGACGCCGACTTCATAATGACCTGGTTCCCAAAGGGAGACATGCAGCCAGGCATAATAGACAAGTTCATAGATGACATAAAACCAGGCGCCATCGTCACCCACGCCTGCACAATTCCAACCACCAAGTTCTACAAGATATTCGAAGAAAAACACGGCGACCTTGTAACAAAACCTGAAACACTCAACGTAACATCCTACCACCCAGGTGCCGTACCCGAAATGAAGGGCCAGGTCTACATTGCAGAGGGTTACGCCTCAGAGGAAGCAATAAACACCCTCTTCGAACTCGGACAGAAGGCAAGGGGTAACGCATACAGGTTACCAGCCGAACTCCTCGGACCAGTATGTGACATGTGCTCAGCCCTCACAGCAATAACCTACGCAGGTATACTCTCCTACAGGGACTCAGTTACACAGGTACTCGGCGCACCCGCAGGTTTCGCACAGATGATGGCCAAGGAGTCACTTGAACAGATAACAGCCCTTATGGAGAAGGTTGGAATAGACAAGATGGAAGAGCACCTCGACCCCGGTGCACTTCTGGGTACAGCTGACTCCATGAACTTCGGAGCATCAGCAGACATACTCCCAACCGTATTTGAAATCCTCGAGAAGAGGAAAAAATAG
- a CDS encoding Coenzyme F420 hydrogenase/dehydrogenase, beta subunit C-terminal domain, which produces MEMKYILARATDEEIQKRGECGGAVTAIFKYMLDREIVDGVLTLERGDDIYDGIPVLLEDSDEIVSTCGSLHCAPTMFGDLISRYLNDMRLAVAVKPCDAMAIKELEKRHQIDPQRVYMIGLNCGGTLSPVSAREMIETFYEIDPDDVVREEIDKGKFMVELKDGSHKEISIDYLEEEGFGRRENCQRCELMVPRNADIACGNWGAEEGWTFIEVNTDRGEEIIEGARREGYLEVKEPPMKMIEIREKIENAMIKMARKFQDKYLEDEYPSLDGWDEYWKRCINCFACRDLCPICFCRECELEKDYLLESDEKAPDPLTFQGVRLSHMGFSCINCGQCEDVCPMDIPLARIYHRIQRKYRDRTGFTAGVSEELPPMYSGEKD; this is translated from the coding sequence ATTGAAATGAAATACATTCTTGCAAGGGCCACCGACGAGGAAATTCAGAAAAGGGGAGAGTGTGGCGGAGCAGTAACCGCCATATTCAAATACATGCTTGATAGGGAGATCGTGGACGGAGTCCTGACACTTGAAAGGGGAGATGATATCTACGATGGAATCCCGGTCCTCCTGGAAGACTCAGATGAGATAGTATCAACCTGCGGCTCACTGCACTGTGCACCGACCATGTTCGGAGATCTCATATCAAGGTACCTGAATGATATGCGCCTGGCAGTGGCGGTTAAACCATGCGATGCAATGGCAATAAAGGAACTTGAAAAGAGACATCAGATTGATCCCCAGAGGGTGTACATGATAGGATTGAACTGTGGTGGCACCCTCAGCCCGGTGTCTGCAAGGGAAATGATAGAGACCTTCTATGAAATAGACCCTGATGACGTTGTCAGGGAGGAGATAGATAAGGGCAAATTCATGGTCGAGCTAAAGGATGGCAGTCATAAGGAAATATCAATCGATTACCTTGAGGAGGAGGGCTTCGGAAGAAGGGAAAACTGCCAGAGATGCGAGCTGATGGTGCCCAGGAATGCAGACATTGCCTGCGGAAACTGGGGTGCAGAGGAGGGATGGACCTTCATCGAGGTCAACACAGATCGGGGCGAGGAAATCATCGAGGGAGCCCGCAGGGAGGGCTACCTCGAGGTCAAAGAGCCACCAATGAAGATGATAGAGATCAGGGAGAAAATTGAAAATGCCATGATTAAGATGGCCAGGAAGTTCCAGGACAAGTATCTGGAGGATGAGTACCCTTCTCTAGATGGTTGGGATGAATACTGGAAACGCTGCATCAACTGCTTCGCATGCAGGGATCTGTGCCCAATATGTTTCTGCAGGGAATGCGAACTTGAGAAGGATTACCTCCTGGAGTCAGATGAAAAAGCCCCCGACCCCCTGACCTTCCAGGGTGTCAGACTATCACATATGGGCTTCAGCTGCATCAACTGCGGACAGTGCGAAGATGTATGCCCCATGGACATCCCCCTAGCAAGGATCTACCACAGAATACAGAGGAAATACCGTGACAGAACAGGCTTCACAGCAGGTGTGAGCGAAGAACTGCCACCGATGTACAGTGGAGAGAAGGATTGA
- the hmdB gene encoding 5,10-methenyltetrahydromethanopterin hydrogenase cofactor biosynthesis protein HmdB, whose protein sequence is MIDKILKKAAEGYQLQDGEVIQLFRIKKSRDLASLMKTAFNIMRENRGSVKLTSTVHITNMCQVRPRCGYCGFAAGTSKNGYYNSFFKSDEEILEAALIIEESGIPRVSCSGAHGFNGEHAVKAARIVKENTSLELLINVGSDLNRSATDELADYGTDTVCCNLETTNRELFSRVKPGERIEDRIRVCEMVSEAGIELSSGLLIGLGESYADRLEHLKFLSKFETLGEIPIMGFNPYPGTPMEKHPPCPLDEQMKTIAITRILYPEIRITVPTPTIGPENVRFSLMAGADNLATVIPDGYPHDVKGVGSPRYGNLRDVLRVVKEMGLRVQLRPVPSAEGVALL, encoded by the coding sequence TTGATAGATAAAATACTGAAAAAGGCGGCAGAAGGTTACCAGCTCCAGGATGGAGAGGTTATCCAGTTATTCAGAATAAAAAAGTCCCGGGATCTTGCCAGTCTCATGAAAACGGCCTTCAATATAATGCGTGAAAACCGCGGATCCGTGAAGCTGACATCCACGGTGCACATAACAAACATGTGCCAGGTCAGGCCAAGGTGCGGTTACTGTGGATTTGCTGCCGGTACATCAAAGAATGGTTACTATAACTCATTCTTCAAAAGTGATGAGGAAATCCTTGAAGCCGCCCTCATCATAGAGGAATCAGGAATACCCAGGGTCAGCTGCTCAGGTGCCCATGGATTCAATGGCGAGCACGCCGTGAAGGCTGCCAGGATAGTTAAGGAGAACACATCCCTTGAACTCCTCATAAACGTTGGATCTGACCTGAACAGGAGCGCCACAGATGAACTTGCAGACTACGGGACAGACACTGTATGCTGCAACCTTGAGACAACCAACAGAGAACTTTTCAGCAGGGTTAAACCTGGTGAGAGAATCGAGGATAGAATAAGGGTATGTGAAATGGTCTCTGAAGCAGGCATTGAGCTCTCAAGCGGCCTGCTAATCGGTCTTGGTGAAAGTTACGCTGATCGTCTGGAGCACCTTAAATTCCTCTCTAAATTTGAAACCCTCGGGGAGATACCCATAATGGGATTCAACCCCTACCCTGGCACTCCAATGGAGAAACATCCTCCATGCCCCCTGGATGAGCAGATGAAGACCATAGCCATTACAAGGATCCTCTACCCCGAAATAAGGATAACGGTTCCAACACCCACAATAGGCCCCGAGAACGTCAGGTTTTCCCTGATGGCCGGGGCTGATAACCTTGCGACTGTTATACCTGACGGCTATCCCCATGATGTTAAGGGTGTGGGGTCCCCCAGGTACGGAAACCTCAGGGACGTCCTGAGGGTTGTGAAGGAAATGGGACTCAGGGTCCAGTTAAGACCGGTTCCATCAGCAGAGGGAGTGGCCCTGCTCTGA